A region of the Mesoterricola sediminis genome:
CTTGGCGGCGTTGGCCAGGGTCTCCAGGAGGTTGCCGCCCACGCGGGTGGCGGCGGCCTTGGTCAGCTCGGGGGTGTGCGGACGATCGGGAGCCTTGGGCTCGCCGGCCTTCTCGCGGATGACCTCCGCCTGCTCCTTGAGGCGCTTCTCGTACCACACCTTGCGCTTCGGATCCAGGACCCGGACCTTCTTGGGCTGGCCGCCCTTGCGGAGGGCGGACGCCTTGGGCTTGGTCTCGCGCCGGTCCTCGCGGTGGGTGGATTCGGGGTTGGTGGCTTCTTCCAGGATCTTGGCGAGGTCCGCCAGGCTTCCAAGGCCGCGCTGATTGCTCATGTGTAGACGAGACTCCTTCAGGGCCTCACCTTGGCCCAATCATCAAGTTTAGCGCCGCAGGTGGGCCGGGGCCAAGCTGAATTGCTCGGAAATGCAGGGGGACCTGCGGATCACCGCATGGCCTCCATGGGACTCAGGCGCATGGCGCGGAAGGCGGGATAGAGGCCGAAGACGAGGGAGAGGGCGAGGGCCACCACCCAGGCCATGATCAGTCCATAGGGGTTGACCACGAGGCCGTAGGGGAAGTTGGCGCCCAGGGCCTTGCAGAGCCCGGCTCCCGCCAGGGTCCCGGCCAGGGCGCCCAGGGCGGCCAGCACCGCGGCCTCCAGGAGGAACTGGACGAAGATCTCCTTGTCGGTGGCGCCGAGGGCCTTCCGGAGGCCGATCTCGTACCTGCGATCGGAGAATGAAATAAGCATGACTGAGAGGACGCCCACCCCCCCCACCAGGAGCACGGTGCCGGCCAGGCTGAGGAGCACCACGGTCCAGCCGTGCATCTGGTTCATGAAGTTCTGCCAGCTCCGGGCGGCCTCGGCCTCCAGGTCCACGATCTCCACATCCCGGATGCCGTGGTGGGCCTGCTTGGCGCGCCCGACGAGGAGGGCCGACACGTCCTTGAGGTCGGACTTGGATTTCAGCTTCACGGAGAGCTGGCTCAGCTTGTGGGTGGCGTCGAGGCGGTCCATGTAGGCCTCGAGGGGCACCAGCATGCCGTTGGCGTCCATCCAGGTGTCCTCGTTGAAGATCATGAGCGGCGCGAGGACGCCCACCACCCGGAAGGGGATGCCGTCGACGAGGATGTCCTTCCCGACCGGGTCGGCTCCGCCCAGGACCTTGGAGGCGAGGCTCGCGCCCAGGACGGCCACGGTGGAGCGCCGCCTCTGGTCGTCCTCGGTGAGGCCGCGGCCGGAGGCGATGCGCCGGTTCATGACGGGGATCCAGTCCGGGACGTTGCCGGTGACGAAGATGCGCTCGGTCCCGCCCGCGACGCGGACGCTGACCTGCTTGGAGGCGCGGGGCATGAAGGCCAGCACGGAAGGGTAGGGGGCCGTGAGGCGAGGCACGTCCTCCATGCGGAGGCCGGGGCTCATGGCGAAGCGCTTCTGCTCCTCGGAGGTCTCCGGGGACTTCTGCCGGATGACCACGGTGCCGTCCCAGCTCATGCCGGCGAAGCCGGTCGAGATCTTGTCCATGATGCCGTCGAGCACGGAGGTCATCACCACGAGGGCGAAGACGCCCAGCATCAGCAGGGTCAGCGTGAGGATGCTGCGCATCTTGTGGGCCCAGAGCTCGGTCAAGCCGCTGGAGACCACCTCGAGGGCCAGGGCGAGGCTGTGGCGCAGGCCGGTCCGGGGGACGGCGGGAACGGCCGTGACGCGGTTCTCCTCGCCGAGGAGGCTGAGGACGGGCTCACTCATAGCGCAGGGCCTCCATGGGGGAAAGGCGGCTGGCCTTCCAGGCGGGGTAGAGGGCGAAGGCGAAGCCGAAGACGCCGGCCAGCATGATGGCCCAGAGGAAGCTGGAGGGGCTCATGGCGAGGGGCACGCCGAGGTTGTAGGTGATGGTCCAGGAGAAGGCGATGCCGACGGTGAGGCCCGCGGCGGCGCCCAGGGCGGTGAGGAGCAGGGCCTCGGTCATGAAGGTCTTGAAGACCTCCAGGCCGCTGGCGCCGATGGCCATCTTCACGCCGACCTCGCGCACGCGCTCCTTGAGGGAGGCCATCTGGATGTTGACGTTGACGATGCCGCCCCCGATCAGCGCGAGCACGCCGGAGAGGAGGAAGACGATGTTGTAGACGGACTCCTGGCTCTCCTGCTTCCGGAGGCGGGCCGAGACGTCGTCGAGGCGGAAGTCGTCCTGCAGGCGGTGGTTGGCCTTGAGGAGGCTCGTGAGGTCCCGGCTGAAGGCCCGGATCGCGCCCATCTCGGGCAGGCGGAAGGTGACGCGGTCCGTGCGCTGGTAGCGGTCGCCCTGGAGCCGCTTCTGGACGAAGGAGGCGGGGGTGGCGATGATGCGGTTCCGCCACTGGAAGATGTTGTGCTGGTCCTCCCGGAACCGGAAGACCCGCTCCTGGAAGGTGCCCACGACCGTGAGGGGCTTGCCGCCCACGGTGATCACCCGCCCGACGGCGTCGCCGTCCGGGAAGAAGGTCTCGACGGCCTCCGCGCCGAGGATGGCGACTGGGTCGCCCTGCTCCAGCTCGGTGGCGCTGAAGGCCCGGCCCTGGGCGATGGCGTAGCCCTCCAGGGGGATGAAATCCGCGCCGATGCCGGTGATCTGGCGGTCCTGGTCGGCGGTGGGGGTCTGGGTGCGGGCGCGGGCCATGCGGCGGACCGCGACGCCGGCCACGGACTTGGCGCCGAGGTCGGCGCCCTCCTCCGCGTCCGCGTGGCGGAGGCCCAGGTTCGCGGCCTGGAGGGCCGTGGGCTGGCCGTCCTTCACGATGGCGTTGGGCTGGATGTTGAGCTTGTCGAGGCCGCCGAGCTTGACGTAGAGGCGGCTGCTCTGGGCGCGCATGCTGTCGGAGATGGAGAACCCGCCCAGCACCGAGGCCACGCCCAGGATCACGCCCAGCGCCTGGAGGACGGACCTGCCGAGGTTCTCCCGGATCTCCGCCCAGGCCTCCAGCAGCCGCTCCCGGAATGCGCCGGAAACGATCATTCGGCGCCTCCGTTGGCGATGAGGCCGTCCCTGATCTCGACGCGGCGCTGGGCCATGGCGGCGATGCCCAGGTCGTGGGTGACGAGCAGGACGGTGTTGCCCTGCCGGTTGAGGTCCTTGAAGAGGTCCAGGATCTCGGCCCCGGTGTGGGAGTCGAGGGCCCCGGTGGGCTCGTCGGCCAGGAGCATGGTGGGGCGGTTGGCCAGGGCCCGGGCGATGGAGACGCGCTGCTTCTGGCCGCCGCTGAGCTCACCGGGGAGCTTCGTGGCCTTGTCGGCCAGCCCCACCCGCTCCAGGAGCTCGAGGGCGCGCTGGCGGCGCTCCCGCCGGCCGACGCCGGCGTAGAGCATGGGGAGCTCCACGTTGCGGACGACGGAGGCCTTGGGCAGGAGGTTGTAGGCCTGGAACACGAAGCCGATCTTGGTGTTCCGGATCCGGGCCAGGTCCGAGCCGGAGAGGCCGTGGACGGGCTTGCCGTCCAGGGCGTACTCGCCCGCCGTGGGGCGGTCGAGACAGCCCAGGATGGCCATGAGGGTGGACTTGCCCGAGCCGCTGGGGCCGATGAGGGCGATGAACTCGCCGGGCTCGACGGTGAGGTCGATGCCGTTCAGGGCGTGGACGGCCGTGCCGTTGCTGCCGAAGACCTTGGTGATCTTCGTGGTCTGGATGACGGGGATCATGATCCTGCTCCGGCTGCGTCAGAAGTTGTCTTCGTCCTTCTCGACCTTCTTGCGGGTGGGATCCTCGAGGCTGACCTGGTCATCCTTGCCGAGGCCCGAGACGATCTCCACGCGCTCGAGGGTGGCGATGCCGGCCTTGACGGGGACGACCTCGAAGTAGTCCTTCCAGTGGTCGGAGAGCCACACGAACTTGGACCGGCCCGAGAGGCCTTCCTTGGCGGCGGCCACCTTCTCGGGGGGGACGTCCTTCTTCAGGCGGTAGACCACGGTCTGGCCGTCGCGGCGCTGCAGGGCCTCCAGCGGCACGCTGACCGCCTTCTCCCGCTTGTCGCCGAGGATCTCGACATTGGCGCTCATGCCGGTGCGGTAGGCCTCGTTCAGCTCGTCGAGCTTGACCTCGACCTTGAACACCTTGATCTTGTCCACCAGCTCGGCGGCGGGGGAGACGAAGCGGACCTTGCCCGTGAAGGTCTTCTGCGGGAAGGCGTCCAGGGTGATGCGGACCGGCTGGCCCACCGCGACCTTGGCCACGTCCACCTCGTTGACGTTGACCTTGATGATGAGGCTCTTGAGGTCGGCCACGGTGTAGACCACCGTGCCGGAGTTGAAGCTGTTGACGCCGGACATGATGGTGTCGCCCAGCTCCACGCCCTTCTTGATGATCATGCCCGACATGGGGCTGATGACCTTGGCCCGCTGGGTGGAGGCGTTGCCGGCGATGGGGATGCCGCGGTCCTCGACGATCTGGTAGCGGGTCTGGGCCGCCTTCAGCGTCTCGGAGGCCAGGTCGCGGGAGACCTTGGCGGCGCGGAAGGCCTGGTCGGAGACGAGGCCTTCCTTGTAGAGGGCCTCCTGCTGGCGGAAGTCCTTGTCGGCGTTCTGGAAGGAGACCCGCGCCTGGGAGACGCTGCCCTGGACGTCGGAGAGGGTCTGGGCCTGGTTCACGTCGGGCTCGACCTCGGCGAGCACCTCGCCCTGGGAGACCATGTCCCCCTCGCGGACCTTGTAGGAGAGGACCCGGCCGGAGACGGTGGACTTGATGTCGACCTTCACGAAGGGATCGACGACGCCCACCTCGCGGACGCTGACCTGGAGGTCCTCGGCCTGGACCTTGCCGAGCCGGAACGGGAGTTCCTGTCCGCCCTTGGGCTTCTGGGTGCTCTTGGCGGCGATGAGCAGTCCGCCCACCGCGACGAACCCCACGACGCCTGCGATCCACCAGATCTTTTTCATGGATTCCCCCGTCTGTCGAATATCCAGTCCTCGATTGTCCTTGAGAGGTCGGTGAGGCTACGGGTCCATGATCCGCCCGTTTAGGTGGATGGAGGGCCGGCATTCGGCGGAGCCCGCGCCGCGATCGGCGAACGCCCGGCCCCGGCCGGTGAACGCCGGCCCCCGGCCACCGGGACCGGCTAAGCTGGTGACCGGGGCGGGAGGCGGGAAGCGGTGGAGATCCGGGCGTGAGCGGCAGGGGTGTGAACCGGGGGCGGGGCCTCCTGGCGGCAGCCCTGGCCGGGCTGCTGATGGGGTCCGCCTGCCGCCGGGAGGATCCCCGGATCGGGGAGATGACCGTGCGCGCCGCCGAGGCGGACGAGGCCGCCCAGCAACTGCGGGAGGCCTGGCGGGCGCAGCTCCTCCGGCTGCCACGCCTGGGCCGGGACCGGCCGGGGCCCGGCGGCCCCTACGCCATCCCCTTCACGCCTGAGCAGATCCGCTTCCTGCAAGCCCGCATCAACGCGGAGCGGGATGTGTCCCGCCGGGCCCTGCTCCAGGAGGCCCTGGACCAGGACCGCCTGATCCGGACCCTGGGCGCGCGCCTGGAGCAGTTGAAGCGGGACCTGCCCGTGCCCGACATCGCCGGCCCCCACGACAGCCACCACGGCCTGGCGCTGCGCTTCCTGAAGGGACGCGGCCTCCCGGATGGCGAGGCCCGGCGCCTGCTGGCCGGGGTGCCCCTCCTGGGCCGCCTGGCACCGGGCTTCGAGGTGTACCACGTCCTGGCCGGGGGCCAGTACGCCACCTGGGTGGCCCAGGGCGGGTCGCCCCTCTCGCCCCGGGACCTGAACGCCTCCGACGACCTGGAGGCCCTCCGGGCCACCCGGGACAGCGCCCGGGCCCGGCGGGGCCGGCTCGACCAGGCCGCCACCGCCCTGCTGGCCCAGAAGCGGGCCCTGGACCTGGAGGTCTCCGAATTGCGCCTCCAGCGGGAGCAGCTGTTGGAGGAACAGGCCGACCTCCAGGCTGAGGCGGCCGCCCACGCCGGGGACCTGAACGCCCTCCATTACCGGGTGGGCCTCCGGACCGACCTGGAGCAGGCGGGGATCATCGTGCTGCCCGTCCTGGGCCGGGGCCGGGCGGGCATCGCCTGGTCGGACGCCGCTTTCACCCAGCGCCTGGATCTCCGGCGGACCCAGCGCCTCGTCCTCCGGGCCGAGGACCTGGGGCTGCGGCGCATCGAGGACGTGGACGTGGTGCCCGGCTCCTGCGTGGAGGGGGTCCACTACCGGTTGACCTACGCCCCCGACCGGCGGGAGGTCGCCGTGGACCTGCTGACGCCCGCTCGCTTCCGCAACGACAAGGTGGTGTTCGCGGTCCACTGATCCCCCCACCTCGCGTACCCTGGAGGACCGGGAAAGGAGCCGCTCTGCCCTCTGTGTTTGGACATGCCCTCGCGGGCCTCGCGGTGGGCTCGGCCTTCGCCGGGCGGGAGACGGACCGCCGGACCCGCGCCCTGGCCCTCGTCTGCGCCGTGGCGCCGGACCTGGACTGGTTCACGGGCTTCCTGGACCCCCAGGACCGCTACGGCCTGGCCCACCGGGGCCTCTTCCATTCGTTCCTGGCCGCCGGCGCGCTCACCGTCCTCGCCATGGCCCTGGGGAACCGGGTCCGGTGGCGCCATCCCCGGGCCTGGGCCTGCCTGGCCGTGGCCACCTTCTCCCACGGCCTCCTGGACGCCTTCACCTTCGGCGGGCGGGGGGTCGCCTTCCTGGAGCCCTTTTCCAGCGTCCACTTCGTATCGGCCTGGCAGCCCATCTTCGTGTCGCCGATCCCCCTTTCAGGGCGACTGACCGACTGGTTGTTCTTTTCCTTGGGCACCGAGCTGCTGGTGATCGGCCTGCCCGCCATGGCCGTGCTCCTGGCCACCCGGACCCTGCGGGCCCGGCGGGCGCAGGCGTCCTGCGCCGTCCGCGACGACGGATAAAGGACGGACGCCACCGGCGGTTGATGGCGTCCGTCCTGGCGAAGGCTGACGGGGATCAGGCGTTGGCGGTGAGGCGCTGGGCTTCCCGGGCGATCATGAGCTCCTCGTTGGTCGGGATGACCGCGACGGGGAGGCGGGAATCGGGGGTGCTGATGAAGCGGCCGCTCTTGCTGCGCACCTTGTTGGCCTCGGCGTCCAGCTTGACGCCCAGGTAGGTGAGCCGGTCGCAGACCCAGGCGCGCAGGTCGGCGGAGTTCTCGCCGATGCCGGCGGTGAAGACGATGGCGTCCACGCCGTTCATGGCGGCGGCGTAGGCGCCCACATACTTCAGGACGCCGTAGCAGAGGACCTCGTGGGCGAGCCGGGCGCGCCGGTTCTTGCCCATGGCCTCCTCCACCTCGCGGCAGTCGGAGGAGACGCCGGAGATGCCCAGCAGGCCGGACTTCTTGTTGAGGAGGGCCGACAGGCCGGCGGCATCCAGCTGCTCCTGCTCCATGACGGTGGTGAGGACGCCCGGATCCAGGTTGCCGCTGCGGGTGCCCATGACGACGCCCTCGAGGGGGGTCAGGCCCATGGAGGTGTCCACGCTGCGGCCGTTGTGGACGGCGGTGATGCTGCTGCCGTTGCCCAGGTGGCACACGATGATCTTGCAGGCGTCGAAGGGCCGGCCCAGGAGCTCGGCGGTCTTCTCGGCCACGTACTTGTGGCTGGTGCCGTGGAAGCCGTAGCGGCGCAGGCCCAGCTTCTGGCACAGCTCGTAGGGCAGGCCGTAGGTGTAGGCGTAGTCCGGCATGCTGTGGTGGAAGGCCGTGTCGAACACGGCGACCTGGGGCACGCCGGGGAAGATCTCCTGGGCGGTGCGGATGCCGGAAGCCGCCGGGGGATTGTGCAGCGGGGCGTAGAAGGCCAGGTCCTCGATCTCCTTGAGGACGGCGGGGGTGATCACTTCGGAATCGCCGAAGTTGGGACCGCCGTGGGCCACGCGGTGACCGACCGCGTCCACCTCGGCGCCCGGAGGCAGGACGGTGTCGCGCAGCTGGTCCATGATGGCGCTGAGGGCCACCTTGTGGTTGGCCATGTCCAGTTCGAGGCGGCCCTTCTCGCCCTGGATGGTCCACCGGATGAAGCCTTCGGACAGACCGATGCGCTCGGCGATGCCATCGGCGAGGGTCTTCTCCTCGCTCATGTCCACAAGGTTGAACTTGAGGGAGGATGAACCGGCGTTGAGGACGAGGATCAGCACAGTGGACTCCTGCAATTTTTCACGATTGGTCCAGTGTAGTCGGTTTCGGTCTGCGCCGGGCCCACTGGTAGGACCACTTATGCTCCAGATCACCGCTTGGCCCGGCAGAGGTCCACGAGCGGGCACCGGGCGCACCCGGGGAGGCTCCGGACCCCGGGGCAGTCCCCCAGGATGCCCAGGTGGGCCAGGGCGAAGTCGTAGCGGAGGGGGTCCTCGGGGCAGAGGGCCCGGAGGGTCCGGGTGATCTCCTGCGCCAGGGCCCCGTCCGGGGTGCGCCGGGTGCCCAGGCCGATGAAGCGGGAAATGCGGGCCACATGGGTGTCCAGGGGGATCACCAGGGCCCCCGGGGGGTAGGCCGTCCACAGGCCCAGGTCCGGCCAGCCGGTCCGAACCATCCACCGGAGGAACATGCGCCAGCGCTTGCAGGCGGCCCCCTCCCGGGGATCGGGCAGGTTGAAGCGCAGGCCCCGGGTGGGGGGCAGTTCCCGCCGGAGGCGCTGCACCAGGGCGGAAAGTCGGTCGTCTGCTTCTTCGCCCGGGCCGGGCGCCAGGTGGGGCTCCAGTCCCCGCCCGCCGCTCTCCCGGTCCAGGGTCGCCCAGGCGGCGATCCAGTGGGCCATGTCCTCGCCGGTGTGGAAGCGCCAGGTCCAGGCCCCCAGTTCCCGGCCCAGCCGGGCCGCGGTTTCGGCGGGCGGGACGGCGCGGAGCTGGGCGGCCGGCGCCGGGCCCAGGGGCGCGAGGGCGGCGCGGATGGCCTGGAGCATGGGGGCCACCCGGCCATAGGCCAGATGGGCCGCCACGAAGGCGGTCACTTCCCGGTCCGCGCCACCGGGGTACGCGAGGGCGACGGCCAGGGGGTCCATGGCCAGGGCGCCGGGATCCTGGTACTGGTCGTGGAGGCGGTCCAGCCGGGGACGGAGCCGCGCCGGCGCGGGGCGGCGGGTCACGGCCGGGGAATCCGGCAGGTGAGGCCTTCCCCGTCCTGGACCAGGGTGAGGCCCAGGGCGCCGGCGACCCGCTGGGTCCACCGGGCGTTGATATCCAGGGGCTGGCCCGCCCGGACCTCCCCGGCGGGCTGCAGGGCCTCCGGCAGGGTCGGGGCCGGGGTGAAGCGGAGTTCCCAGGCGCCCTCGGCGGCGCGGGTCTGGATGCGCAGGCCCTCCCGCGCGTAGGGGAGGAGCTGGCGCGCGGCACTCCGGGCGAAGGAGCGCAGCAGGTCCCCGGGCCAGGTGTCGGGGCCGGGCCCGGGCAGGGCCTCCACCTCCACCGGCGCACGGTAGAGCAGGGCCATGGGCCGGAGCTCGCCCGCGAGGCGGGCCCGCCAGTCCTCGCCGGGTTCGGCGGCGCCCTCGGGCAGCGTGCCCATGGCCAGATGGCGGGCGCGGCCCAGGAGGGCCTGGCCTTCGGCGAGCACCGCCTCGAGGCGCGCCCGGTTCCTCGGCGACAGGGGGGCGCCCTCAGGGGTGAGGTCTGCAACTCCCTGTACGCCGGCGAGCACATTGGCCAGGTCGTGCAACGCGGCCCTCATCAACAATTCGGATTCTTTCTCCATGCACGTAAACTTTCTCTTGAGCGGGACTATACTTCACCCTGAGATTTTGCTCGGATCTTACCCTGAAAGGCGTTTTCTTTATGCCCCATCCTAAGAAATTGGGAGAAATGCTGGTCGAGGCGGGGCTGATCACCGTCGCGCAGCTCCAGGAGGCGCTGCGCTACCAGAAGTCCGCCGGCGGCCGCATGGGGAGCAACCTGGTGGCCATGGGCATGATCACCGAAGCATCCTTGATGGACTTCCTCGCGGTACAGACCGGGGTTCCCCGCCTGGACGTGAAGAACCTGGAGATCGCGGGGGCGGTCCTGGAGCGGATCCCCCGGCGCCTGGCGG
Encoded here:
- a CDS encoding ABC transporter permease, with product MSEPVLSLLGEENRVTAVPAVPRTGLRHSLALALEVVSSGLTELWAHKMRSILTLTLLMLGVFALVVMTSVLDGIMDKISTGFAGMSWDGTVVIRQKSPETSEEQKRFAMSPGLRMEDVPRLTAPYPSVLAFMPRASKQVSVRVAGGTERIFVTGNVPDWIPVMNRRIASGRGLTEDDQRRRSTVAVLGASLASKVLGGADPVGKDILVDGIPFRVVGVLAPLMIFNEDTWMDANGMLVPLEAYMDRLDATHKLSQLSVKLKSKSDLKDVSALLVGRAKQAHHGIRDVEIVDLEAEAARSWQNFMNQMHGWTVVLLSLAGTVLLVGGVGVLSVMLISFSDRRYEIGLRKALGATDKEIFVQFLLEAAVLAALGALAGTLAGAGLCKALGANFPYGLVVNPYGLIMAWVVALALSLVFGLYPAFRAMRLSPMEAMR
- a CDS encoding ABC transporter permease, with the protein product MIVSGAFRERLLEAWAEIRENLGRSVLQALGVILGVASVLGGFSISDSMRAQSSRLYVKLGGLDKLNIQPNAIVKDGQPTALQAANLGLRHADAEEGADLGAKSVAGVAVRRMARARTQTPTADQDRQITGIGADFIPLEGYAIAQGRAFSATELEQGDPVAILGAEAVETFFPDGDAVGRVITVGGKPLTVVGTFQERVFRFREDQHNIFQWRNRIIATPASFVQKRLQGDRYQRTDRVTFRLPEMGAIRAFSRDLTSLLKANHRLQDDFRLDDVSARLRKQESQESVYNIVFLLSGVLALIGGGIVNVNIQMASLKERVREVGVKMAIGASGLEVFKTFMTEALLLTALGAAAGLTVGIAFSWTITYNLGVPLAMSPSSFLWAIMLAGVFGFAFALYPAWKASRLSPMEALRYE
- a CDS encoding ABC transporter ATP-binding protein encodes the protein MIPVIQTTKITKVFGSNGTAVHALNGIDLTVEPGEFIALIGPSGSGKSTLMAILGCLDRPTAGEYALDGKPVHGLSGSDLARIRNTKIGFVFQAYNLLPKASVVRNVELPMLYAGVGRRERRQRALELLERVGLADKATKLPGELSGGQKQRVSIARALANRPTMLLADEPTGALDSHTGAEILDLFKDLNRQGNTVLLVTHDLGIAAMAQRRVEIRDGLIANGGAE
- a CDS encoding efflux RND transporter periplasmic adaptor subunit, translating into MKKIWWIAGVVGFVAVGGLLIAAKSTQKPKGGQELPFRLGKVQAEDLQVSVREVGVVDPFVKVDIKSTVSGRVLSYKVREGDMVSQGEVLAEVEPDVNQAQTLSDVQGSVSQARVSFQNADKDFRQQEALYKEGLVSDQAFRAAKVSRDLASETLKAAQTRYQIVEDRGIPIAGNASTQRAKVISPMSGMIIKKGVELGDTIMSGVNSFNSGTVVYTVADLKSLIIKVNVNEVDVAKVAVGQPVRITLDAFPQKTFTGKVRFVSPAAELVDKIKVFKVEVKLDELNEAYRTGMSANVEILGDKREKAVSVPLEALQRRDGQTVVYRLKKDVPPEKVAAAKEGLSGRSKFVWLSDHWKDYFEVVPVKAGIATLERVEIVSGLGKDDQVSLEDPTRKKVEKDEDNF
- a CDS encoding metal-dependent hydrolase codes for the protein MFGHALAGLAVGSAFAGRETDRRTRALALVCAVAPDLDWFTGFLDPQDRYGLAHRGLFHSFLAAGALTVLAMALGNRVRWRHPRAWACLAVATFSHGLLDAFTFGGRGVAFLEPFSSVHFVSAWQPIFVSPIPLSGRLTDWLFFSLGTELLVIGLPAMAVLLATRTLRARRAQASCAVRDDG
- a CDS encoding acetate/propionate family kinase, producing MLILVLNAGSSSLKFNLVDMSEEKTLADGIAERIGLSEGFIRWTIQGEKGRLELDMANHKVALSAIMDQLRDTVLPPGAEVDAVGHRVAHGGPNFGDSEVITPAVLKEIEDLAFYAPLHNPPAASGIRTAQEIFPGVPQVAVFDTAFHHSMPDYAYTYGLPYELCQKLGLRRYGFHGTSHKYVAEKTAELLGRPFDACKIIVCHLGNGSSITAVHNGRSVDTSMGLTPLEGVVMGTRSGNLDPGVLTTVMEQEQLDAAGLSALLNKKSGLLGISGVSSDCREVEEAMGKNRRARLAHEVLCYGVLKYVGAYAAAMNGVDAIVFTAGIGENSADLRAWVCDRLTYLGVKLDAEANKVRSKSGRFISTPDSRLPVAVIPTNEELMIAREAQRLTANA
- a CDS encoding TIGR02757 family protein, which produces MTRRPAPARLRPRLDRLHDQYQDPGALAMDPLAVALAYPGGADREVTAFVAAHLAYGRVAPMLQAIRAALAPLGPAPAAQLRAVPPAETAARLGRELGAWTWRFHTGEDMAHWIAAWATLDRESGGRGLEPHLAPGPGEEADDRLSALVQRLRRELPPTRGLRFNLPDPREGAACKRWRMFLRWMVRTGWPDLGLWTAYPPGALVIPLDTHVARISRFIGLGTRRTPDGALAQEITRTLRALCPEDPLRYDFALAHLGILGDCPGVRSLPGCARCPLVDLCRAKR